In the Candidatus Acidiferrales bacterium genome, one interval contains:
- a CDS encoding nuclear transport factor 2 family protein has protein sequence MHSRQALLTAVYAAFNRRDIDAVLGLMRPDVDWPNGMEGGRVHGCDEVRAYWTHQWGIIDPHVEPVHIEEADAAGNTVVDVHQVVCDLSGNVLKDMMVQHVYSFRDGLIERMDIRNPAAALAHKGSR, from the coding sequence ATGCACTCACGACAAGCTCTGCTCACAGCTGTCTATGCCGCATTCAACAGGCGCGATATTGACGCGGTTCTCGGCCTCATGCGCCCGGATGTGGATTGGCCGAACGGGATGGAAGGCGGGCGCGTGCATGGATGCGACGAGGTGCGCGCCTACTGGACGCACCAATGGGGCATCATTGATCCCCATGTGGAACCTGTGCACATCGAAGAAGCAGATGCCGCCGGCAATACCGTTGTGGATGTCCACCAGGTCGTTTGTGATCTGTCTGGAAACGTACTCAAAGATATGATGGTGCAGCACGTCTATTCCTTCCGCGACGGCCTGATCGAACGCATGGACATCCGGAACCCGGCTGCTGCCCTGGCGCACAAAGGTTCCCGGTGA